The genomic region ATTTTAAAGAAGGCCTATTAACGCTTTATGTCCAACATACTTCAGCCAGCCTGCTTATTAACGAAAATTATGATCCAGATGTTTTAGTTGATTTGGAAAGTTTCTTCGAGCGTTTAGTGCCTGACGGCGACCCATTATTTATTCATACAGCAGAAGGTCAAGATGATATGCCAGCTCACATTAGAACTGCTCTAACGCAAACAAGCCTCTCCATACCAATCAAGGAAGGTAAGGTTGCATTAGGTCAATGGCAGGG from Candidatus Methylopumilus universalis harbors:
- a CDS encoding secondary thiamine-phosphate synthase enzyme YjbQ, whose protein sequence is MKQLSQTLAIQTSGRHFYDVTQKVLDWAERSDFKEGLLTLYVQHTSASLLINENYDPDVLVDLESFFERLVPDGDPLFIHTAEGQDDMPAHIRTALTQTSLSIPIKEGKVALGQWQGIFLYEHRYQSHERRILMHVIGE